From a region of the Roseivirga sp. 4D4 genome:
- a CDS encoding DUF6263 family protein has product MKFKKEILALLGLFVALNLSAQKPTEYKLNKGDQFRVSVVVKQDIEQNMFGQNMTTTQEITTIDLYEVVDTNNDGFLFKTTGLSRTLLSKTPQGSMSMDSDLDGDEHLAFRALSGKSYYIWMNKYGKVLSIEGLDELGEAVKKDLTGTVLESSADQLLTSFDAKTLTTSFDGQFYIYKEPGKQWDREANMVVNNLPISVTYAFSYSGDAEITSEGDMILSGEFETMGQQMTAEMIGTQKSVFSLDAQTGMSKSIKTIQELEGELSIQGTSVPMSLKTEVTVEITK; this is encoded by the coding sequence ATGAAATTTAAAAAGGAGATTTTGGCCTTATTAGGCCTATTTGTGGCGCTGAATCTTTCGGCACAGAAGCCAACTGAATATAAGCTCAATAAGGGCGATCAATTCAGAGTGTCAGTCGTTGTGAAACAAGATATTGAACAAAACATGTTTGGTCAGAATATGACCACTACACAAGAAATCACCACGATAGACCTGTATGAGGTAGTTGACACGAATAATGATGGGTTCTTATTCAAAACTACAGGCTTGTCAAGGACATTACTTTCCAAGACTCCACAGGGATCGATGAGTATGGATTCTGATTTAGACGGAGATGAGCATTTGGCCTTTAGAGCACTTAGCGGAAAGAGCTATTACATCTGGATGAATAAATATGGAAAAGTCTTGTCCATTGAAGGTTTGGATGAATTAGGGGAAGCAGTGAAGAAAGATCTTACTGGCACCGTACTAGAATCATCTGCTGATCAATTACTGACATCATTTGATGCTAAGACGCTCACAACTTCATTTGATGGCCAATTCTACATTTATAAAGAGCCTGGTAAACAATGGGATCGTGAAGCCAATATGGTTGTCAATAACTTACCTATTAGTGTCACTTATGCATTTTCTTATTCTGGTGACGCTGAAATCACTTCAGAAGGAGATATGATCCTTAGTGGGGAATTCGAAACCATGGGGCAGCAGATGACTGCCGAAATGATCGGTACGCAAAAAAGTGTCTTCTCTTTAGATGCTCAGACAGGTATGAGTAAAAGTATTAAAACTATTCAGGAATTGGAAGGTGAACTAAGTATCCAGGGTACCTCGGTTCCTATGAGCTTGAAAACCGAAGTGACCGTAGAAATTACAAAATGA
- a CDS encoding YkvA family protein has protein sequence MAKEPSAREKKHFNRFKKKAAAIVNDSESLKNLLVKLKAKLDDSEKDDSLREKLVEYLKLVSRMVTNTVSGTYKDMPWQTLVMIIAGLLYFIAPLDALPDFIPVAGLLDDATILVWLGKCFREDLENYKTWEQANFSE, from the coding sequence ATGGCCAAGGAACCATCTGCACGAGAAAAAAAGCACTTTAACCGATTCAAAAAGAAGGCTGCCGCAATTGTCAATGACAGCGAGTCTTTGAAAAACCTTTTGGTGAAGCTAAAAGCGAAGTTAGATGATTCAGAGAAAGATGATTCTCTCCGTGAAAAACTGGTTGAATACCTGAAACTGGTCTCTCGCATGGTAACCAATACGGTGAGCGGCACCTATAAAGATATGCCTTGGCAAACTTTGGTGATGATAATTGCAGGATTACTCTACTTCATCGCACCACTAGACGCACTTCCTGATTTTATCCCAGTAGCGGGCCTGCTAGATGATGCCACTATTCTCGTGTGGCTGGGTAAATGCTTCCGCGAAGACCTGGAAAATTATAAAACTTGGGAACAAGCGAACTTTTCTGAATAA
- the dtd gene encoding D-aminoacyl-tRNA deacylase: MIAVIQRVKESSVSINNIVKASIGVGTMVLLGIEASDDQTDVEWLSRKIVNMRIFPDDEGVMNKSLLDINGEALVISQFTLHASTKKGNRPSYIKAAKPEISVPLYEAFIKQLASDLSKPVGSGEFGADMQVSLVNDGPVTIIIDTKDKK; this comes from the coding sequence ATGATCGCAGTGATACAGCGTGTTAAAGAGTCTTCGGTAAGCATTAATAATATAGTTAAGGCCAGTATTGGGGTGGGCACAATGGTCCTTCTGGGTATCGAAGCATCAGACGACCAAACTGATGTGGAATGGCTTAGTAGGAAGATTGTAAATATGCGTATTTTTCCTGATGATGAGGGCGTAATGAACAAGAGCTTATTGGATATTAATGGAGAAGCTTTGGTCATTAGTCAGTTTACACTCCATGCGAGTACAAAAAAGGGAAATAGGCCTTCTTATATAAAAGCAGCAAAACCGGAGATTTCCGTTCCGCTTTATGAGGCATTTATAAAACAATTGGCTTCAGATTTGAGCAAGCCTGTTGGTTCGGGAGAGTTCGGTGCTGATATGCAAGTTTCATTGGTAAATGATGGTCCAGTTACCATCATTATTGATACTAAAGACAAGAAATGA
- a CDS encoding thioredoxin family protein encodes MSLLINQSLINKAYTYASYREFLDGLLAKGKTTGANQSESMINYATLNQKRMRKWEKIGKITPELMGKLQAVDQKMTWLVITEGWCGDAAQNLPFLNKMAELNPNIDLRFVLRDENLPLIDAFLTNGGRSIPKLIALDDSLEVLGTWGPRPEPMQKAFLDNKVSQEKTGKEFTEYLHLWYAKDKGLTLQNEFLAILDVWNQKLQSLPVQAG; translated from the coding sequence ATGTCACTTTTGATTAATCAGTCCCTTATCAACAAAGCTTATACCTACGCTTCTTATCGTGAGTTTTTAGATGGTCTATTGGCCAAAGGAAAAACTACAGGAGCCAATCAGTCCGAGAGTATGATCAACTACGCTACGCTGAATCAGAAGCGCATGCGCAAGTGGGAGAAGATCGGCAAGATTACACCAGAATTAATGGGTAAACTACAGGCTGTTGATCAAAAAATGACCTGGCTTGTCATCACCGAAGGTTGGTGTGGTGATGCCGCTCAGAATTTGCCATTTCTTAATAAAATGGCAGAATTAAATCCAAACATTGACCTAAGGTTTGTCCTAAGGGATGAAAACTTGCCGCTGATCGATGCATTTTTGACCAATGGCGGCCGTTCCATTCCTAAATTGATTGCTTTGGACGATTCTTTGGAAGTTTTAGGCACTTGGGGTCCAAGACCTGAACCTATGCAGAAGGCGTTTCTTGATAACAAAGTGAGTCAGGAAAAGACAGGCAAGGAGTTTACTGAGTACTTACATTTATGGTATGCGAAAGACAAGGGGCTTACGCTTCAAAATGAATTTTTGGCTATTTTAGATGTATGGAATCAAAAACTGCAATCATTGCCGGTGCAAGCGGGCTGA
- a CDS encoding DUF6263 family protein produces MMRSAKFVLVLLCFNAIGVLAQKPRGYDLKKGDVYIMTATVKQDIQQQVQGQSLSTDQNLINTDKLEVMAVDGDVYTIKVTGVRRVISLKSPMGNTEMDSDDQDQTSLPLRIMNGKSYTVEMNRLGKILSISGTSDMRDAIRNEFNNVGMGAVADQMLTNYNDDLLKNSMESLMAIYDQDNGADWTIKTASVVNNIPVEMENTFSWSDDDTLLALAKINVNGTMSVMGTEVNTEMNGNQETTIDLDVKTGMPKKVKAIQTVEGKLYAPGITIPMTIISETNTTFEKK; encoded by the coding sequence ATGATGAGAAGCGCAAAATTCGTTTTGGTGCTCCTATGCTTTAATGCTATTGGAGTTCTCGCCCAAAAACCTAGGGGATACGACCTGAAGAAAGGGGATGTCTATATCATGACGGCCACAGTAAAACAGGATATTCAACAGCAAGTTCAAGGACAGTCTCTGTCTACTGATCAAAATTTGATCAACACTGATAAGTTAGAAGTGATGGCTGTGGATGGTGATGTATATACCATTAAAGTTACTGGAGTGAGGAGAGTCATCTCTTTAAAGTCTCCTATGGGGAACACGGAAATGGATTCTGATGACCAAGACCAGACCAGTCTGCCGTTAAGGATTATGAATGGCAAATCCTATACAGTAGAGATGAATCGTCTGGGTAAAATACTCAGTATTTCGGGCACCTCCGACATGAGGGATGCAATTAGGAATGAGTTTAATAATGTAGGGATGGGTGCTGTGGCAGACCAAATGTTGACCAACTATAATGACGATCTATTAAAGAACTCAATGGAGTCATTGATGGCAATTTATGATCAGGACAATGGTGCTGATTGGACGATAAAAACTGCTTCCGTGGTTAATAATATTCCTGTCGAGATGGAAAATACTTTTAGTTGGAGTGATGATGATACATTACTTGCGCTTGCCAAAATTAATGTCAACGGTACAATGAGTGTCATGGGTACTGAAGTGAATACCGAAATGAATGGTAATCAAGAGACAACGATTGATTTAGATGTCAAAACCGGTATGCCTAAAAAAGTCAAAGCCATTCAAACAGTCGAGGGTAAACTATATGCCCCAGGCATAACAATCCCGATGACCATCATTTCAGAAACCAATACCACATTCGAAAAGAAGTAA
- a CDS encoding Xaa-Pro dipeptidyl-peptidase — MKRPAFLSLIILFCVSLTAIAQSTAVPVFKDGEAQIVEAFSNSADWIRHDLWVETEFDTDGDGKIDRVHVAVTRPMQTETEGLKLPVVYESSPYYAGTAGNAPGLFWNVKHEIGATPPPRNHVEVQRRGQRPIISNSQISRWVPRGYIVVHSSSPGTGLSQGAPTVGGDNESLAPKAVIEWLAGKDNGYTTPDGDEKVEAFWSTGNVGMTGTSYNGTIPLAAATTGVDALKAIIPIAPNTSYYHYYRSNGLVRSPGGYLGEDIDVLYDFIHSGAEDKRPYNNKTVRDTEMANNMDRITGDYNDFWAGRDYLNDMKPMKAALLMSHGFNDWNVMPEHSNRIAQAAKKMGIPTQIYYHQNGHGGPPPMKMMNRWFTRYLHGIENGVENDPKAWIVRENDTRTEPTAYADYPNPEAKPVKLYLEGNAPAVGNLTTSKPKGKMTETVTDDYTKSGAVLAQATTSDNRLLFVTPILKEDLHLSGLSTITIKVASDKPAVNLSVWMVSLPWNEGDGTKITDNIITRGWADPQNSKSLRKSNPLTPGKFVALKFDLQPDDQIIPAGQQIGIMIFSSDSEFTLHPEPGTKLMVDLNGTSISIPVVGGKAAFENATK, encoded by the coding sequence ATGAAGCGTCCGGCTTTTCTCTCTTTAATCATTTTGTTCTGTGTTTCATTAACTGCCATAGCCCAGTCAACTGCTGTGCCTGTCTTTAAAGATGGTGAAGCGCAGATTGTAGAAGCCTTCAGCAATTCGGCTGATTGGATTCGTCATGACCTCTGGGTAGAAACAGAATTCGACACGGATGGTGATGGTAAAATAGATCGTGTACACGTGGCTGTGACAAGGCCCATGCAGACAGAAACCGAAGGATTAAAGCTGCCTGTTGTTTATGAGTCAAGCCCTTACTATGCAGGAACTGCCGGTAACGCACCTGGCTTGTTTTGGAATGTTAAACATGAAATTGGTGCTACTCCTCCTCCGAGAAACCATGTAGAGGTTCAAAGAAGAGGTCAAAGACCCATCATCTCTAATTCACAAATCAGTAGGTGGGTACCTAGGGGATATATCGTTGTACATTCTTCTTCTCCTGGAACAGGTTTGTCACAAGGTGCACCGACTGTAGGAGGCGACAATGAATCATTGGCACCTAAGGCGGTGATTGAATGGCTAGCTGGAAAAGACAACGGCTATACTACTCCTGATGGTGATGAAAAAGTCGAAGCTTTTTGGTCGACCGGTAATGTAGGAATGACAGGTACTTCTTATAACGGAACCATACCCCTAGCCGCTGCCACTACAGGTGTGGATGCGCTAAAGGCGATCATCCCAATTGCCCCAAACACCTCTTATTACCACTATTACCGCTCGAATGGATTGGTAAGAAGCCCTGGTGGCTATTTGGGAGAAGACATTGACGTACTGTACGACTTCATTCATTCCGGTGCAGAAGACAAAAGGCCTTATAACAATAAGACTGTCAGAGATACCGAAATGGCCAACAATATGGATCGCATTACAGGCGACTATAATGACTTTTGGGCAGGACGAGATTATCTCAATGACATGAAGCCCATGAAGGCCGCTTTGCTAATGTCTCATGGTTTTAACGATTGGAATGTAATGCCTGAGCACAGCAACCGCATTGCTCAAGCGGCAAAGAAAATGGGCATCCCGACACAGATTTACTACCACCAAAATGGTCATGGAGGTCCACCTCCAATGAAAATGATGAACCGTTGGTTTACGCGATACCTACATGGCATTGAAAATGGTGTCGAAAATGATCCGAAGGCATGGATCGTCAGAGAGAATGATACCAGAACAGAACCAACTGCCTATGCCGATTATCCTAATCCCGAGGCCAAACCCGTAAAACTCTATCTGGAGGGTAATGCCCCAGCTGTCGGCAATTTGACCACCTCCAAGCCCAAAGGAAAGATGACCGAAACAGTCACTGACGATTATACCAAGTCTGGAGCCGTATTAGCTCAGGCCACTACGTCAGACAACCGTCTGCTGTTTGTTACACCTATTTTGAAAGAGGATCTTCACCTCTCCGGCTTATCTACTATCACCATTAAAGTTGCCAGTGACAAGCCAGCAGTGAACTTATCGGTATGGATGGTCTCTTTACCTTGGAACGAAGGTGACGGCACAAAAATCACAGACAATATCATCACTAGAGGCTGGGCAGATCCTCAGAACAGTAAATCACTTCGAAAGAGCAATCCACTTACCCCCGGTAAGTTTGTTGCACTGAAGTTCGACTTACAGCCGGATGATCAGATCATTCCTGCTGGCCAACAAATTGGCATTATGATCTTCTCGAGTGATAGTGAGTTTACTCTACACCCAGAACCAGGTACAAAGCTAATGGTCGACCTTAATGGAACTTCCATTTCAATTCCTGTAGTAGGAGGAAAAGCAGCGTTTGAGAATGCCACCAAGTAA
- a CDS encoding HesB/IscA family protein, whose translation MTIEPVSLTEKAVEEVKNIMNNKSIPEGYGLRIGVKGGGGCGGHGFMLGFDKPQEGDLTYEVQGITVHIEKRQTMYLVGLEVDFYEGSDARGFTFVNPNSVTSE comes from the coding sequence ATGACCATTGAACCGGTAAGCCTTACAGAAAAGGCTGTTGAGGAAGTAAAAAACATCATGAACAATAAGAGCATACCTGAGGGCTATGGTCTACGTATTGGTGTCAAAGGAGGTGGTGGCTGTGGCGGACATGGTTTTATGTTAGGCTTCGATAAACCCCAAGAAGGAGACCTCACTTATGAGGTACAGGGCATCACCGTGCACATTGAAAAAAGGCAAACTATGTATCTGGTAGGGCTTGAGGTAGATTTTTATGAGGGAAGCGATGCGAGAGGCTTTACTTTTGTAAACCCAAATAGTGTTACATCGGAATAA
- a CDS encoding nucleotide pyrophosphohydrolase: MMTTENKPLSSVQEEVDTWIKEFGVRYFNELTNMAQLTEEVGEVARIIARRYGEQSEKDSDKSKDLGEELADVLFVVVCLANQTGVDLQSAWRARMDKKTSRDKDRHKNNEKLQ, translated from the coding sequence ATGATGACAACAGAAAATAAACCTTTGTCCTCTGTTCAGGAGGAAGTAGATACCTGGATCAAGGAGTTTGGTGTACGCTATTTTAACGAACTGACGAATATGGCTCAGCTCACCGAGGAGGTTGGAGAGGTAGCTAGAATCATTGCCAGAAGGTATGGAGAACAGTCGGAGAAAGACTCGGATAAGTCTAAAGACCTCGGTGAAGAATTAGCGGATGTACTTTTTGTGGTAGTTTGCCTGGCCAATCAAACCGGGGTAGACCTACAATCGGCCTGGAGGGCTAGAATGGATAAAAAAACATCCAGAGATAAGGATAGGCATAAGAATAATGAGAAACTACAATAA
- a CDS encoding NAD(P)H-binding protein yields the protein MESKTAIIAGASGLIGQSLTQMLLNSKDYGQVIALVRKPLGIQHDKLKELTVNFDQLADMDEFPEADDIYCTLGTTIKNAGSQDAFYKVDFTYPMELAKRALKAGAKRFFLVSAMGSNMNSRNFYSRVKGELEDKISFLDYRTIYIFKPSLLRGNRKENRPGEKMAQLFTRIVPFIGPWKKYRPIHADKVADAMMKVAKQEDKGCYFYQSEIMQKM from the coding sequence ATGGAATCAAAAACTGCAATCATTGCCGGTGCAAGCGGGCTGATTGGCCAGTCACTTACTCAAATGTTACTGAATAGCAAAGACTATGGTCAAGTCATTGCGCTAGTGAGAAAGCCACTCGGAATCCAGCACGATAAATTAAAAGAACTTACTGTCAACTTCGATCAATTGGCTGATATGGATGAATTTCCAGAGGCCGATGATATCTATTGTACACTTGGAACAACCATTAAGAATGCGGGTTCACAGGATGCATTCTATAAAGTGGATTTCACTTACCCAATGGAGTTGGCAAAGCGCGCCCTCAAAGCCGGAGCCAAACGCTTTTTTCTTGTCTCCGCCATGGGATCAAATATGAACTCTAGGAATTTCTACAGCCGTGTTAAAGGGGAGTTGGAAGATAAAATTTCGTTTCTCGACTATCGTACGATTTACATTTTCAAGCCTTCACTTCTGAGGGGCAATCGAAAAGAGAATCGTCCCGGTGAAAAGATGGCTCAGCTTTTTACGAGGATTGTTCCTTTTATCGGTCCTTGGAAAAAATACCGTCCCATCCATGCCGATAAAGTGGCTGACGCTATGATGAAAGTAGCCAAGCAAGAAGACAAAGGCTGCTATTTCTATCAGTCAGAGATTATGCAGAAGATGTAG